In Longimicrobiales bacterium, the DNA window CGTCGCCATGTCAATGACGCTGACGGTCGCATCATCCTGATTGCAGACGTAGAGGAGACCGGCCGCGGCGACGGCATCGGCCGGTGCGCCCGATTGCGCGGCCGGAGCGGCGCAGGCCGCGGCTGTCGACGCTGCAATCACTATCGCGATCAGCGCGCGAATCATGCGTGTAAGGCGAATGCTCATGATCTCAACTCCTGCGGGAGCGACGGCGTCAGCCATCCGGCCGCACCGCGCTCCCGCTCGTTCGTCCTGCCGTCCATCGGACGGCCGATCTGAATCCTAGAAGACGGTCGTCGTATCGCGCTTCCTGAGCACGAACAGGCCCTCGCCGATGCTCGATACCACGATAGCCCCGCTCTTGAAGTACGGATAGTTGCTCCAGGAGCCGTCGAACCCGACACCGGCGTCATCGCCGGGGAACGTCTTGAAGAATGCGATCTCGCGGGGATTCTCGCGATCGGAGATATCCAGGATGCGGAGCCCGCTCTTGTAATTCGACTGATACATGAGATCGCCCGAAATGTACAGGTTGTGGTCGATGGCGGCCTCAACGCCCATGTGCTCCCTGATGAGCTGCGGATCCTCCAGGTCGGCGAGGTCCCACACGAGCGTGCGGGTCTTCTGGGTCAGGCCGTTGGCCTCATCCAGCTCATCGTTCATGTAGAAGTAGCGGTGCTCGTTGTCGAGCCAGCCCTGATGGGAGTAAGCGACGCTGGGATAGCTCGCGCGAGAAAGTGCGCGCGGGTTCTCCTTGTCCGTGACATCGGCTATGCTCAGCGCCGTCTCGTTGGCGCCAAGACAGATCTCGCGGCCCTGGTAGCGCTCGTCCGGCCCCTTGTACATGACGCACTGCGCATCGTGGGAATACCCGGTCGATGCGCGGCCCGTCTGCGGATCGGAGAAGCAGCCGGCGAACTTCGGGTTCTTCGGCTCGCGGATGTCGATCATGTGCAGGCCGCCGCCGCACGTCTCGCCGCCCTGGCTGGCGCCGACGGCATAGGCGAAGCCGGACTCCTCGTTGATGACGATGTTGTGCACGCTGTTGACGTTGCGATAGGTGGTGTCAGCCACCAGATCGAGCGGTGTGCCGCTGAACGCGCGCAGCTTCGTGAGGTCGAGCACCTGCATCCCGTGCGGCCCGGACCCATCCGCGACAATGTAGGCGTGGTCCCTGTAGACCTTGATGTCGCGCCAGGTAGAAGGCGTCGCGCCTTCAGTGAGTGGCAGGTCCGCCACGAACACCGGATTGGAGGGATCGGAGATGTCGACGGCCGACATGCCGTCGATACGACCCACCAGTGCGTACTCCTTGCCGGACTGGGTGTCCGTCCAGCCCCAGACGTCGTTGAGCCGCACACCGCGCCCACCGCCAAGGTCGGGGATGGAGAGGAAGGAGAGCATCTCCACGTCGCGGCAGTCGAACTCACCGGCCGTGCCCTCCGTGGAGCAGCGGACCTCTCCGCCGGTGACCGACGCGAGGGTCTCGGTCGGACCGTTGAGAAACGCCGTCTGGGTCCAGGTGCCGTTCTGTCGCTCGAACACCAGGACCGCACCGAGGCCGTGATCCGCTCCGACTATCGTCGCAGCGGCCACATCGCCATGGAGGGCGACCGCGCCACCGAGCTGGCCGCCGCGCTCCAGCGGCTCGATCGGCGAGATGCGGTGTGGTGCAGACCAGCCACCATCGGCGCTGCGCACGAAGTGGAATACCGCGCCGCGCGCCGTATCGGCGCCGACGGCGCCCACGAGCAGCTCATCGTCATCGGCATCGAGCCTGACGCCGAAGACGGTGTTCGGAACGGCCGGCTCCGGTGCGAGCTCCGCGGTCTGCGTCCACGCGCCTTCCTGTGTCTGGCGGAATGCGTAGGCGACGCCGGTCGCTCCGCCGACCACGGGCGCCGAGACGATGACGGTACCGTTCGACGCGGTCATGGCCATGCCGAAACGCGAGTTCGGCTCCAGCTCCGGTGCGGGCAGCAGACCCGTCGAGCGCCACTGGTTCGTCGAGGGGTCGCGCGCAAAGACCGTCACCGCGCCCCGGTTCTGGTTCACGGCAGGTGCACCGACGAACAGGCGGTCTCCGTCCGCGGCGACTGCAGCGCCGAACGACGTACGCGGTGCCGCGGAGTCGGCGGTCAGCTTCGTTACCTGGTCCCAACCGTCGAAATCGCGGTGGAAAACGTAGACAGCGCCGGTGCCCTGCTCCTGGGCGGGCGCGGAGACGAATACGAAGTCGCCGCTCACGGCGATCGCGGTGCCGAATCGGTTGACGCCTGGCAGGTCGGCGCCTTCCAGCGTCCCGGTGGGTGACCAGCCGGTCGCGGAGCGTTCAAATACGTGGACAATGCCCCGGTTCTCTTCGTACGACGGAACGCCGACGAACAGCGTGGAGCCGTCGAGCACGAGGTTCTGACCGAATCCATCGGAAGGCTCGGCATCGGGCGCAGTCAGCTGGGCACTCTCCACCCAGCCCGATGCGCTACGGCGATAGACGTAGATCACGCCCGGACGCGTGGAGTTGTTGGGCTCGCCGATGAACAGCTCGTTCTCGCCCAGGGCGAGGCCGAGGCCGAATCCGGCGCGCGCGGATGAGACATCGCCGCCGGCCAGTGACTGTGCGCCTGCGTCGGCCGCGGCCACGCTCAACACTACCAGCGCGGCAGCAATGCCACGGAATACCGTCATGTACGACCTCCAGAATACGTGGGATGCGCGGCCGGGAGACCGCACATTGGGGGTACCTAACGTAGGGTAAGCGAGTTCCTTTCGCACGCGCAGGGGGCGGGCGTGCTCCGGGCGGGTGCGGAACCGCGGCCGGCTGTGGCCGATGGGTACAGTCCGCGGCGGCAGGGGCGTCAGCGAGCCGGCTTTGGCGACGGGTACGGCCGCGGCGGCAGCGGCGGCAGGGCCCCATCGCCGAGGGCGTTTTCTCCGCCGGAGCTCAGTTCATGCCATCGGCGATGATCGTGTAACCGATCGATACGACGTAGGACCGGTTCCGCACTTCGATGTTGTCGAGTCCGTCGTAGATATCACGCAGTCCCCAGGTGTAGCGGCCTTCGAGCAGGACGCGGCCGCTGCCGAGCTTGTGCGATACGCCGGCTCCGGCGCTGGCGCCATAGTCGAGCGCGCGCCGGTCGAATGCGCTGCCGCCGCTGCGGTCGTCACAGTCGAAGTTCGTCTTGAGGTTGTTTTCCTCGATGACCGAGCGGCACCGCGTCTCGAGCGAGATCATCGGCCCGCCGAACGCATAGGGCTCGAAGCTGCCGATGCGAACGGGTACAACGAGCATCAGCGGCACCTCCATGTATTCCAGCCGCATCCGCTCGTCCAGCGCGCTGGCCTCGGCGGTCGCGCCGCGCGAGACCATCTGGAGCTCCGGCTGGAGCGCGATGCGTCCGAACCGGAAGCGTGCGTGGCCGCCGAAGGCCGTCGACACGAACGTGCCGTCGAAAGGATTGGGGCCTACGGACTGGAAATGAGACACGGCGATGCCGCCCTTCAGCGCGATCTCCTGTGCGCTCAACGGTGTCGTGAACGCGACGGGTGCGAGTATGGCCAGCGGCAGCAAGCGACGGCAGAACTTCATAAGGACTCCGATCAATGGGTCGAGCCGGCAGCTCCTCCGGCATCGATAATAGAAGGAGCCGGGGCGGGTCCGGGCAACCGGTCACCGGCCGGCCGGTCCCCGCGGACGCAGGAAATACGCGACCTGAGTGTGTTCCGGGACATCCCGAGCGCGCGCGCCGCCCGCGTCAGATTGCCGTGATGCGCCCTGAGCGCCCGTTCGATGCGCGCGCGCTCCTCCGACTCCGTGCCATAGAACGAGTAGCGGTGCGCGACTGTGTCGGGCGCCACCCCGTGATCCAGGATCCGTGCGGGAATGTCGGCCGGACGCAACCGGGGCCCCGGAGCATGAAGGACGGCCGCCTCCATCGCGTGGGCGAGCTGGCGAATGTTGCCCGGCCAGGGATGCCGCTCGATGACCCGGATCAGGTCGGGATGCAGGTCGCCGACATTCTTCTCGTGGCGGGCCGCGAAGGTGCACACGAAGTGGCGCGCCAGAAGCAGAATGTCGGCGCCGCGGTCCCGCAGCGCCGGCATGTGGAAGGACAGGACCAGCAGGCGGTGGTACAGGTCAAGGCGGAAGG includes these proteins:
- a CDS encoding porin family protein, encoding MKFCRRLLPLAILAPVAFTTPLSAQEIALKGGIAVSHFQSVGPNPFDGTFVSTAFGGHARFRFGRIALQPELQMVSRGATAEASALDERMRLEYMEVPLMLVVPVRIGSFEPYAFGGPMISLETRCRSVIEENNLKTNFDCDDRSGGSAFDRRALDYGASAGAGVSHKLGSGRVLLEGRYTWGLRDIYDGLDNIEVRNRSYVVSIGYTIIADGMN
- a CDS encoding sigma-54 dependent transcriptional regulator; the encoded protein is MTEPLGPVLGTSRAARAIREFAQLAAGVRAPVLITGETGTGKGVLAAAIHRASPRAAAPLVAVNCAGVPESLFESEFFGHSRGAFTGAHQARRGLFEMADGGTLFLDEVGELTLPLQAKLLTAMDQGEIRRLGAEKTLHVDARILAATAVDLETAVSGGSFRLDLYHRLLVLSFHMPALRDRGADILLLARHFVCTFAARHEKNVGDLHPDLIRVIERHPWPGNIRQLAHAMEAAVLHAPGPRLRPADIPARILDHGVAPDTVAHRYSFYGTESEERARIERALRAHHGNLTRAARALGMSRNTLRSRISCVRGDRPAGDRLPGPAPAPSIIDAGGAAGSTH
- a CDS encoding choice-of-anchor B family protein, whose product is MTVFRGIAAALVVLSVAAADAGAQSLAGGDVSSARAGFGLGLALGENELFIGEPNNSTRPGVIYVYRRSASGWVESAQLTAPDAEPSDGFGQNLVLDGSTLFVGVPSYEENRGIVHVFERSATGWSPTGTLEGADLPGVNRFGTAIAVSGDFVFVSAPAQEQGTGAVYVFHRDFDGWDQVTKLTADSAAPRTSFGAAVAADGDRLFVGAPAVNQNRGAVTVFARDPSTNQWRSTGLLPAPELEPNSRFGMAMTASNGTVIVSAPVVGGATGVAYAFRQTQEGAWTQTAELAPEPAVPNTVFGVRLDADDDELLVGAVGADTARGAVFHFVRSADGGWSAPHRISPIEPLERGGQLGGAVALHGDVAAATIVGADHGLGAVLVFERQNGTWTQTAFLNGPTETLASVTGGEVRCSTEGTAGEFDCRDVEMLSFLSIPDLGGGRGVRLNDVWGWTDTQSGKEYALVGRIDGMSAVDISDPSNPVFVADLPLTEGATPSTWRDIKVYRDHAYIVADGSGPHGMQVLDLTKLRAFSGTPLDLVADTTYRNVNSVHNIVINEESGFAYAVGASQGGETCGGGLHMIDIREPKNPKFAGCFSDPQTGRASTGYSHDAQCVMYKGPDERYQGREICLGANETALSIADVTDKENPRALSRASYPSVAYSHQGWLDNEHRYFYMNDELDEANGLTQKTRTLVWDLADLEDPQLIREHMGVEAAIDHNLYISGDLMYQSNYKSGLRILDISDRENPREIAFFKTFPGDDAGVGFDGSWSNYPYFKSGAIVVSSIGEGLFVLRKRDTTTVF